In Xenorhabdus nematophila ATCC 19061, one DNA window encodes the following:
- the rnr gene encoding ribonuclease R: MSKDPFREREAEKYESPIPSREYILDIISKHTIPVSRQELAQELQLTSADAQEALRRRLRAMERDGQLVFTRRQCYALPERLDLLKGTVIGHRDGYGFLRAEGHKEDFYLPADQMKMAIHGDVILAQPLRPDRKGRIEVRIVRVLEPKSSQIVGRYFMDAGMGFVVPDDSRLCFDILIPKEEVCGARMGNVVVVELMNRPTRRTKAIGKIVEVLGETMGTNMAVEIALRTHEIPHSWPPMVEKQVASLDENVPESAKQGRIDLRELPLVTIDGEDARDFDDAVYCERKRGGGWRLWVAIADVSYYVRPQTVLDTEARSRGNSVYFPSQVVPMLPEVLSNGLCSLNPEVDRLCMVCEMTISAQGKLSSYKFYEAVMNSHARLTYTKVWKILQGDQEQREHYKPLVTHIEHLHELYQALEHAREERGAISFESEEAKFIFNAERRIERIEPVVRNDAHKLIEECMILANIAAARFVEKHHEPALYRIHDRPREESILNLRSVFNELGLSLLGGLKPEPKDYAQLMKDVAERPDHELLQTMLLRSMKQAIYEPENRGHFGLALRAYSHFTSPIRRYPDLALHRAIKYLLSKEKLAQENEVVEHRWTPTGGWHNDMEHMLQLGDHCSMTERRADEATRDVADWLKCDFMQDQVGNVFTGLITSVTGFGFFVRLNDLFIDGLVHVSTLDNDYYRYDNVGQRLIGESSGQTYRLGDEVEIRVEAVHMDERNIDFNLLSTTRKARNQGKTERDKAKKGKPERKNGKKGRDNKKSANFEPDRAFRKKKKAEEPKSSNKPSKKKKQSDKTQKITANLKAKRAKKSTGE, translated from the coding sequence ATGTCAAAAGATCCTTTTCGGGAACGAGAGGCTGAAAAATACGAATCTCCAATCCCAAGCCGTGAATACATCTTGGATATCATTTCTAAACACACCATTCCGGTAAGCCGTCAGGAACTCGCACAAGAACTTCAGTTAACCAGTGCTGATGCACAGGAAGCATTGCGCCGCCGTTTGCGGGCAATGGAACGCGATGGGCAGTTGGTATTTACCCGCCGTCAATGTTATGCGTTACCAGAACGATTGGATTTGTTGAAAGGGACGGTAATCGGACACCGTGATGGCTACGGTTTCCTGCGTGCAGAAGGCCACAAAGAAGATTTTTATCTGCCTGCTGACCAGATGAAAATGGCGATCCATGGTGATGTCATTCTGGCACAGCCGTTGCGCCCGGACAGAAAAGGCCGCATTGAAGTGCGGATTGTACGGGTATTGGAGCCGAAGAGCAGCCAAATTGTTGGTCGGTATTTTATGGATGCAGGCATGGGATTTGTCGTTCCTGATGACAGTCGTCTGTGTTTTGATATCTTGATCCCCAAAGAGGAAGTTTGCGGGGCAAGAATGGGTAACGTTGTAGTGGTTGAATTGATGAATCGCCCAACCCGCCGAACCAAAGCTATTGGTAAAATCGTCGAGGTGCTGGGTGAGACGATGGGCACGAATATGGCGGTTGAAATCGCACTTCGTACCCATGAAATTCCCCATAGCTGGCCGCCAATGGTAGAAAAACAGGTGGCCTCCCTGGATGAAAATGTTCCGGAGTCTGCTAAGCAAGGCCGTATAGATTTACGTGAGTTACCGCTGGTAACGATTGATGGCGAAGATGCCCGTGACTTTGATGATGCTGTGTATTGCGAAAGAAAACGCGGGGGCGGCTGGCGCTTGTGGGTTGCGATTGCGGATGTGAGTTACTACGTTCGTCCGCAAACTGTGTTGGATACAGAAGCACGTAGCCGTGGTAACTCGGTCTATTTCCCTTCTCAGGTTGTACCGATGCTACCGGAAGTGCTGTCGAATGGATTGTGTTCTCTCAATCCGGAAGTTGACCGCTTGTGTATGGTGTGTGAAATGACCATTTCCGCTCAGGGCAAGTTATCTTCCTATAAGTTTTACGAAGCGGTGATGAACTCTCATGCCCGTTTGACTTATACGAAAGTCTGGAAGATTTTGCAGGGCGATCAAGAGCAGAGAGAGCATTACAAGCCGTTGGTAACACATATTGAGCACCTGCATGAACTTTATCAGGCGCTGGAACACGCACGCGAAGAGCGTGGGGCTATTTCGTTTGAATCCGAAGAAGCCAAATTTATTTTTAACGCAGAACGTCGCATTGAGCGTATTGAACCGGTTGTACGCAACGATGCCCATAAACTGATTGAAGAGTGTATGATTCTGGCTAACATTGCGGCCGCCCGCTTTGTTGAAAAACATCATGAGCCAGCGTTATACCGCATTCACGATCGTCCGAGAGAAGAGAGTATCCTGAATCTTCGTTCGGTCTTCAATGAACTGGGGTTGAGCTTATTGGGCGGCCTGAAACCAGAGCCGAAAGATTATGCGCAATTGATGAAAGACGTCGCAGAGCGGCCAGATCACGAATTGCTGCAAACAATGCTGCTGCGCTCCATGAAACAGGCAATTTATGAGCCTGAAAATCGCGGACACTTTGGTCTGGCGTTGCGTGCTTATTCTCACTTTACTTCACCGATCCGCCGCTATCCTGATTTGGCACTGCACCGTGCGATCAAATATTTGTTGTCGAAAGAAAAATTGGCACAAGAAAATGAGGTTGTTGAACATCGCTGGACGCCAACGGGTGGCTGGCACAACGACATGGAACATATGCTGCAATTGGGCGACCATTGCTCCATGACTGAGCGCCGTGCCGACGAAGCGACACGGGATGTGGCTGATTGGCTGAAATGTGATTTCATGCAGGATCAGGTGGGGAATGTATTCACCGGATTAATTACCAGCGTGACCGGTTTTGGTTTCTTCGTCCGCCTGAATGATCTGTTCATTGATGGCTTGGTGCATGTGTCAACACTGGATAACGATTATTACAGATACGATAATGTCGGCCAGCGTTTGATTGGTGAATCTTCAGGGCAAACTTATCGCTTGGGTGATGAGGTTGAAATCCGTGTGGAAGCGGTTCATATGGATGAGCGTAATATCGATTTCAACTTACTTTCAACGACACGCAAAGCGCGCAATCAAGGTAAGACTGAGCGTGATAAGGCGAAAAAAGGCAAACCAGAGCGTAAAAATGGTAAAAAAGGCCGTGATAATAAAAAATCAGCCAATTTTGAACCAGACCGCGCTTTTCGCAAAAAGAAAAAAGCGGAAGAGCCAAAGTCCAGTAATAAGCCAAGCAAAAAGAAAAAACAGTCAGATAAAACCCAAAAAATTACGGCAAACCTGAAAGCGAAACGCGCGAAAAAAAGCACGGGCGAATAG
- the rlmB gene encoding 23S rRNA (guanosine(2251)-2'-O)-methyltransferase RlmB — translation MSEIIYGIHAVKALLESDPQRFMEVYVLKGREDRRLTPLFQELESIGITVQLANRQWLDAQTEGAVHQGIIARVKPGRQYQENDLPDLLSQLDRPFLLVLDGVTDPHNLGACLRTADAAGVDAVIVPRDRSAQLNATAKKVACGAAENVPLIRVTNLARTLRLLQEHNIWIVGTAGEATHALYESKLTGPMALVMGAEGEGMRRLTREHCDELISIPMAGSVSSLNVSVATGVCLFEIVRQRRSQ, via the coding sequence ATGAGTGAAATTATCTACGGTATCCATGCCGTTAAAGCGTTATTAGAGAGCGATCCACAACGGTTCATGGAAGTTTATGTATTGAAAGGGCGGGAAGATCGCCGTTTAACCCCTCTGTTTCAGGAGCTGGAAAGTATCGGTATCACGGTACAACTTGCCAACCGCCAATGGTTGGATGCCCAGACAGAAGGCGCTGTTCACCAAGGCATTATTGCGCGGGTCAAACCGGGTCGCCAGTATCAGGAAAACGATTTGCCTGACTTGTTATCTCAGTTGGATCGCCCGTTCTTGTTGGTGTTGGATGGTGTCACTGATCCACATAACTTGGGCGCTTGCCTGCGTACGGCGGATGCTGCGGGTGTTGATGCGGTTATCGTTCCCCGCGATCGCTCGGCACAACTGAATGCAACAGCCAAAAAAGTGGCTTGTGGTGCTGCGGAAAACGTTCCCCTCATCCGTGTGACTAACCTTGCCCGTACCTTGCGTTTACTGCAAGAACACAATATCTGGATTGTCGGAACGGCGGGGGAAGCGACTCATGCACTGTATGAAAGTAAACTGACTGGCCCGATGGCTTTGGTCATGGGAGCGGAAGGTGAAGGTATGCGCCGATTGACCCGCGAACATTGTGATGAGCTGATTAGCATCCCAATGGCAGGTTCAGTCTCTTCCCTGAATGTATCGGTTGCAACAGGGGTATGCCTGTTTGAAATCGTGCGCCAGAGACGTTCTCAGTAA
- the rpsF gene encoding 30S ribosomal protein S6 → MRHYEIVFMVHPDQSEQVPGMIERYSATITNAQGQIHRLEDWGRRQLAYPINKLHKAHYVLLNVEAPQEAIDELETNFRFNDAVIRSMVMRVKHAVTEASPMVKAKDERRSRDLVLEEGLVDDVDEAGDSEE, encoded by the coding sequence ATGCGTCATTACGAAATCGTTTTTATGGTCCATCCTGACCAAAGCGAACAGGTTCCGGGCATGATCGAGCGTTACAGTGCGACTATCACTAACGCGCAAGGTCAGATTCATCGTCTGGAAGACTGGGGTCGTCGTCAACTGGCTTACCCAATCAACAAACTGCACAAGGCTCACTACGTTCTGCTGAACGTTGAAGCGCCACAAGAAGCGATTGATGAGCTGGAAACTAATTTCCGCTTCAACGATGCCGTTATCCGCAGCATGGTTATGCGCGTTAAGCACGCAGTAACTGAAGCATCACCAATGGTTAAGGCTAAAGACGAACGTCGCAGCCGTGATCTGGTCTTGGAAGAAGGCCTGGTTGATGATGTTGATGAAGCTGGGGATTCTGAAGAGTAA
- the priB gene encoding primosomal replication protein N has product MTTNRLVLSGTVCKAPIRKVSPSGIPHCQFVLEHRSQQQEAGFSRQSWCRMPVIASGQLLQEYTHSITVGSRITVSGFINSHYGRNGLSKLVLHAEQIELIDSGD; this is encoded by the coding sequence GTGACAACCAATCGTTTGGTGTTGTCAGGCACAGTGTGCAAGGCACCGATACGAAAAGTCAGTCCATCCGGTATTCCGCATTGTCAGTTTGTGCTTGAACATCGTTCACAGCAACAGGAAGCCGGATTCAGCAGGCAATCATGGTGCAGAATGCCCGTTATTGCCAGCGGACAGTTGTTACAGGAATATACTCACAGTATAACGGTCGGCAGTCGAATCACTGTTTCAGGTTTCATTAACTCCCATTATGGGCGTAATGGCCTGAGTAAACTGGTTCTTCATGCCGAGCAGATTGAATTGATAGATTCTGGAGACTAG
- the rpsR gene encoding 30S ribosomal protein S18 codes for MARYFRRRKFCRFTAEGVQEIDYKDIATLKNYITESGKIVPSRITGTRAKYQRQLARAIKRARHLSLLPYTDRHQ; via the coding sequence ATGGCACGTTATTTCCGTCGTCGCAAATTCTGCCGCTTCACAGCGGAAGGCGTACAAGAGATCGATTATAAAGACATTGCTACGCTGAAAAACTACATTACCGAAAGTGGTAAAATTGTACCAAGCCGTATTACCGGCACTCGTGCAAAATACCAGCGTCAGCTCGCTCGTGCTATCAAGCGTGCTCGCCATCTGTCTCTGTTGCCATACACTGATCGTCATCAGTAA
- the rplI gene encoding 50S ribosomal protein L9, with translation MQVILLDKVANLGSLGDQVNVKAGYARNFLVPQGKAVPATKKNVEFFEARRAELEAKLSDVLAAAEARAAKITALDSVTITSKAGDEGKLFGSIGTRDIADAVTAAGVEVSKSEVRLPNGVLRTVGEHEVDFQVHSDVFAKLNVNIVPEA, from the coding sequence ATGCAAGTTATTCTGCTTGATAAAGTAGCGAACCTGGGTAGCCTGGGTGACCAAGTTAACGTTAAAGCGGGTTATGCCCGTAACTTCTTAGTACCACAGGGCAAAGCTGTTCCTGCAACTAAGAAAAACGTCGAATTTTTCGAAGCTCGCCGTGCTGAACTGGAAGCTAAGCTGTCTGACGTTCTGGCAGCAGCAGAAGCTCGTGCAGCGAAAATCACTGCACTGGACTCTGTCACCATCACTTCTAAAGCGGGTGACGAAGGCAAACTGTTCGGTTCTATCGGTACTCGTGACATCGCTGATGCAGTTACTGCAGCTGGCGTTGAAGTATCCAAGAGCGAAGTTCGTCTGCCTAACGGCGTTCTGCGTACTGTTGGTGAGCACGAAGTTGACTTCCAAGTACACAGCGATGTATTCGCGAAATTGAACGTAAACATCGTTCCAGAAGCTTAA
- a CDS encoding glycerophosphodiester phosphodiesterase family protein has product MIRIVRHTLQQGIFMCVLLLSSYSAFAQSPKIVAHRAGTTDAPENTFYAIDTALKNKADAIWITAQLSKDNQLVLYRPSNLNALTDHDGTVSNYTTQELAKVNASYQFSKKNNIKLPLQQTTIPLLESVLKKYPDVEFYIDLKSPDANPDIQAKAVLNVLNKTQSFEHTRFYSTNEKFLDTLSHYSDKINVFESRDQTRTILANSVMSHHCELPQKEAANAESTRWYGFELHRKIEVVERYTLGEARSPATLTWDKDAIDCFRKISNAHIILFGVNNLNDYQLAKDIGADAVMVDSPQLFQKIRN; this is encoded by the coding sequence ATGATTAGAATAGTTAGACACACACTGCAACAGGGAATATTTATGTGCGTACTTCTTTTGAGCAGCTACAGTGCATTTGCACAATCGCCGAAAATTGTTGCTCATCGGGCGGGAACGACTGATGCCCCTGAAAATACGTTTTATGCCATTGATACAGCCCTGAAAAACAAAGCTGATGCTATCTGGATCACAGCTCAACTTAGTAAAGACAATCAGTTAGTGCTCTACCGTCCAAGTAATCTGAATGCCCTGACCGATCATGATGGTACAGTGTCGAATTACACCACTCAAGAGCTGGCAAAAGTTAATGCAAGCTACCAGTTCAGTAAAAAAAATAACATTAAGTTACCCTTACAGCAGACAACAATCCCTTTACTGGAAAGTGTTCTCAAAAAATACCCGGATGTTGAATTCTATATTGATTTGAAATCTCCGGATGCTAACCCGGACATACAGGCAAAAGCCGTACTTAATGTATTGAACAAAACTCAATCTTTTGAGCATACTCGTTTTTATTCTACCAATGAAAAATTTCTGGATACCCTGAGTCACTATTCAGATAAAATCAATGTTTTTGAAAGCCGAGATCAAACCCGCACAATATTAGCTAACAGCGTGATGAGCCATCATTGTGAATTGCCTCAAAAAGAAGCGGCCAATGCAGAGTCAACCCGTTGGTATGGATTTGAACTTCACCGTAAAATTGAAGTTGTAGAGCGTTATACATTAGGTGAAGCCCGTTCACCCGCCACCCTGACATGGGATAAAGATGCCATTGACTGTTTTCGTAAAATAAGTAATGCCCATATTATTCTATTTGGTGTTAATAACCTGAATGATTACCAATTGGCTAAAGATATTGGAGCTGATGCGGTTATGGTTGATTCACCACAGTTATTCCAGAAGATCAGAAATTAG
- a CDS encoding peptidylprolyl isomerase, which yields MTKPSFESTEARASYGIGLQVGQQLQESGLQGLEPEALLAGLCDALESHAPAIPVEELHRALREIHERADSVRQERQQAMAEEGKKFLTENAQREGVSSTESGLQFSVLTQGEGAIPARSDRVRVHYTGRLIDGTVFDSSVQRGTPAEFPVSGVIPGWIEALTLMPVGSKWELYIPHNLAYGERGAGASIPPYSALIFEVELLEIL from the coding sequence ATGACAAAACCTTCTTTTGAGTCTACTGAAGCGCGTGCAAGTTATGGTATTGGCTTGCAGGTTGGGCAACAATTACAGGAATCTGGTTTGCAAGGTTTGGAGCCAGAAGCGCTGTTGGCTGGATTGTGTGATGCACTGGAAAGCCACGCTCCTGCGATTCCTGTAGAAGAGCTGCATCGTGCGCTGCGTGAAATACATGAACGTGCTGACAGCGTTCGTCAGGAACGTCAGCAGGCGATGGCAGAAGAAGGCAAAAAATTCCTGACGGAAAATGCTCAGCGTGAAGGCGTAAGCAGTACTGAATCTGGTTTGCAATTTTCTGTCCTGACACAAGGTGAAGGCGCGATCCCTGCTCGTTCTGATCGTGTCCGTGTTCACTATACTGGCCGCCTGATTGATGGCACTGTATTTGATAGCTCAGTACAACGTGGTACGCCAGCAGAATTTCCGGTTAGTGGTGTGATCCCGGGTTGGATTGAAGCGCTGACCTTAATGCCAGTGGGTTCTAAGTGGGAACTTTATATTCCTCATAATCTGGCTTATGGTGAGCGTGGTGCCGGTGCATCTATCCCTCCTTACAGTGCACTTATCTTCGAAGTGGAATTACTGGAAATTCTGTAA
- a CDS encoding AbrB/MazE/SpoVT family DNA-binding domain-containing protein, whose translation MTAVVIRQSGGANIVSIPKAIVKTLNLHTGSKLELSIQDNKIVLTPVEEELTLESLLAGSPKECFRVTDEDREWLEANSVGKEVI comes from the coding sequence ATGACTGCTGTTGTCATTCGCCAATCTGGCGGTGCTAACATTGTTAGCATTCCAAAGGCCATAGTGAAAACACTTAATCTGCATACTGGCTCAAAGCTAGAGCTATCTATTCAGGATAACAAAATTGTACTGACTCCAGTCGAAGAAGAGTTGACGCTGGAATCGCTGTTAGCAGGAAGCCCTAAAGAATGTTTCAGAGTCACAGATGAGGATAGAGAGTGGCTTGAGGCTAATTCTGTTGGTAAGGAAGTGATTTGA
- a CDS encoding type II toxin-antitoxin system PemK/MazF family toxin — protein MYIPDKGDIVSLNFDPSAGKEIMKRRPVFVISRKMFNERTGFAVVVPITSTARGMKLEVVLPEEVSVQGSILIHQVKSLDFSERQVKFIEKAPQYIIDRVTELTKAIIL, from the coding sequence ATGTATATACCAGACAAAGGTGACATTGTTTCATTAAACTTTGATCCGAGTGCAGGCAAGGAAATCATGAAACGCCGTCCTGTATTCGTTATATCTCGTAAAATGTTTAACGAGCGCACTGGATTTGCTGTTGTAGTTCCAATCACGAGTACAGCAAGAGGAATGAAGCTAGAAGTTGTCTTACCCGAAGAAGTATCTGTTCAAGGCTCAATTCTCATCCATCAGGTAAAATCCTTAGATTTTTCGGAGCGTCAGGTCAAATTTATTGAGAAAGCGCCTCAATATATTATTGATAGAGTGACTGAGCTAACTAAGGCCATCATCTTATAG